Proteins from a single region of Artemia franciscana chromosome 20, ASM3288406v1, whole genome shotgun sequence:
- the LOC136040132 gene encoding serine-threonine kinase receptor-associated protein-like isoform X1 yields MICSSLLIIHAPTGQFETPSLIICWLSAIHFGKNTMLRQTPLTCSGHTRPVVDLAFSKVRNNEYFLISACKDGKPMLRQGHTGDWIGTYEGHKGAVWGVSLNADATRAATGAADFCAKVWNASTGEELQTFNHPHIVKTVSFSPEGTELATGGVDKVIRVFDLNKTDATPVCTIESHTGTVKRVCFLKHSQLVLSCSDDSTIRVHDRRCDMAVTKREFTAMVEDIEVSVDEKHVTVAEGKHVSFFDTERFEKVKEVTFTTRIHSASLEPDNTYFVCGGEDFKIYKYDFANCTELESYKGHFGPVHCVRYSPDGEIYASGSEDGTLRLWQSHIGKSYGLWKAVEGMEKPDAQKAEAAVI; encoded by the exons atgatttGTTCATCCCTACTGATAATTCATGCACCCACAGGCCAGTTTGAAACACCAAGCTTG ATCATTTGCTGGCTGTCGGCAAttcattttggtaaaaataccATGCTCCGCCAAACTCCTTTAACTTGTAGTGGCCACACGAGACCTGTTGTGGACTTAGCATTCAGCAAAGTTAGAAATAATGAATATTTTCTGATTTCTGCCTGCAAAG ATGGCAAACCTATGCTAAGGCAAGGACACACAGGTGACTGGATTGGGACCTATGAAGGTCACAAAGGTGCTGTTTGGGGAGTCTCTTTGAATGCAGATGCCACAAGAGCTGCCACTGGAGCTGCCGACTTCTGTGCAAAG GTTTGGAACGCATCAACAGGGGAGGAGTTGCAGACGTTCAATCATCCTCATATCGTCAAAACTGTTAGCTTCTCACCGGAAGGAACTGAATTGGCAACTGGAGGAGTTGACAAAGTTATTCGTGTCTTTGATCTCAACAAGACTGATGCAACTc CTGTTTGTACAATTGAAAGCCACACTGGAACCGTCAAGAGGGTTTGCTTTTTGAAACATTCCCAGTTAGTTCTTAGCTGCAGCGATGATTCTACTATCAGAGTTCATGATAGGAGGTGTGACATG GCAGTGACGAAGCGGGAGTTTACAGCCATGGTGGAAGATATTGAAGTTAGTGTAGATGAGAAACATGTTACTGTAGCTGAAGGAAAACATGTCAGCTTTTTTGACACGGAACG attcGAAAAGGTAAAAGAAGTTACATTTACAACTCGCATTCACTCGGCGTCATTGGAGCCTGATAACACCTATTTTGTCTGTGGCGGAGAAGATTTCAAGATCTATAAATATGACTTTGCCAACTGCACAGAGCTGG AGTCCTACAAAGGGCATTTTGGCCCGGTTCATTGTGTCAGGTATTCACCCGATGGAGAGATTTATGCTAGTGGCAGTGAAGATGGCACTCTTCGTCTCTGGCAGTCTCATATAGGAAAGAGTTACGGGCTTTGGAAAGCTGTTGAAGGGATGGAAAAACCCGATGCCCAAAAGGCTGAAGCTGCTGTGATATAG
- the LOC136040132 gene encoding serine-threonine kinase receptor-associated protein-like isoform X2, whose protein sequence is MLRQTPLTCSGHTRPVVDLAFSKVRNNEYFLISACKDGKPMLRQGHTGDWIGTYEGHKGAVWGVSLNADATRAATGAADFCAKVWNASTGEELQTFNHPHIVKTVSFSPEGTELATGGVDKVIRVFDLNKTDATPVCTIESHTGTVKRVCFLKHSQLVLSCSDDSTIRVHDRRCDMAVTKREFTAMVEDIEVSVDEKHVTVAEGKHVSFFDTERFEKVKEVTFTTRIHSASLEPDNTYFVCGGEDFKIYKYDFANCTELESYKGHFGPVHCVRYSPDGEIYASGSEDGTLRLWQSHIGKSYGLWKAVEGMEKPDAQKAEAAVI, encoded by the exons ATGCTCCGCCAAACTCCTTTAACTTGTAGTGGCCACACGAGACCTGTTGTGGACTTAGCATTCAGCAAAGTTAGAAATAATGAATATTTTCTGATTTCTGCCTGCAAAG ATGGCAAACCTATGCTAAGGCAAGGACACACAGGTGACTGGATTGGGACCTATGAAGGTCACAAAGGTGCTGTTTGGGGAGTCTCTTTGAATGCAGATGCCACAAGAGCTGCCACTGGAGCTGCCGACTTCTGTGCAAAG GTTTGGAACGCATCAACAGGGGAGGAGTTGCAGACGTTCAATCATCCTCATATCGTCAAAACTGTTAGCTTCTCACCGGAAGGAACTGAATTGGCAACTGGAGGAGTTGACAAAGTTATTCGTGTCTTTGATCTCAACAAGACTGATGCAACTc CTGTTTGTACAATTGAAAGCCACACTGGAACCGTCAAGAGGGTTTGCTTTTTGAAACATTCCCAGTTAGTTCTTAGCTGCAGCGATGATTCTACTATCAGAGTTCATGATAGGAGGTGTGACATG GCAGTGACGAAGCGGGAGTTTACAGCCATGGTGGAAGATATTGAAGTTAGTGTAGATGAGAAACATGTTACTGTAGCTGAAGGAAAACATGTCAGCTTTTTTGACACGGAACG attcGAAAAGGTAAAAGAAGTTACATTTACAACTCGCATTCACTCGGCGTCATTGGAGCCTGATAACACCTATTTTGTCTGTGGCGGAGAAGATTTCAAGATCTATAAATATGACTTTGCCAACTGCACAGAGCTGG AGTCCTACAAAGGGCATTTTGGCCCGGTTCATTGTGTCAGGTATTCACCCGATGGAGAGATTTATGCTAGTGGCAGTGAAGATGGCACTCTTCGTCTCTGGCAGTCTCATATAGGAAAGAGTTACGGGCTTTGGAAAGCTGTTGAAGGGATGGAAAAACCCGATGCCCAAAAGGCTGAAGCTGCTGTGATATAG